The following are from one region of the Marinitoga sp. 38H-ov genome:
- a CDS encoding peptidylprolyl isomerase, with the protein MKKNIFFIIIMLLIISSFGAISYKDLDEKTIVIINDEIVNYDYFQSQAKSLEILRGINNINNTFYKILVGTNEGNSVVKKYEKYILDRLSGEILFIQYVESKGINLSKNDLFSTIKNQTNEILNSSSLNDNDIMLYFLSKGFENKDQYIYNIYHERLYKNSVSSIYQYLLNNVEVTNEEIKNEYEQNKEKYFTQQSAELKMVFFKSSDEASLTYKKIIDGYYTFDEVYNTSNESTSLTISVEDESNEFIKTIKNSVPGAILDPVKYNDNYFALIKINKKIPRKQMTLEDATNLIIENIKDEKAKQLFDKLITSEFQQFKSNSEIIINSKYFKGDEINGN; encoded by the coding sequence ATGAAAAAAAACATATTTTTTATTATTATTATGTTGTTAATCATTTCATCATTTGGTGCAATATCATATAAGGATTTAGATGAAAAAACAATTGTAATAATTAATGATGAAATTGTTAATTATGATTATTTCCAATCACAAGCTAAATCTTTAGAAATATTAAGAGGAATAAATAATATTAATAACACATTTTATAAAATTTTAGTTGGGACAAATGAAGGAAATAGTGTAGTTAAAAAATATGAAAAATATATATTAGATAGATTATCTGGTGAAATTTTATTTATTCAATATGTTGAAAGTAAAGGAATAAATTTAAGTAAAAATGATTTATTTAGTACTATAAAAAATCAAACTAATGAAATTTTAAACTCTTCAAGTTTAAATGATAATGATATAATGCTTTATTTCCTTTCTAAAGGGTTTGAAAATAAAGATCAATATATTTACAATATATATCATGAGAGATTATATAAAAATTCAGTTTCATCGATATATCAATATTTGTTAAATAATGTAGAAGTTACAAACGAAGAAATCAAAAATGAATATGAACAGAATAAAGAAAAATATTTTACTCAACAATCTGCTGAATTAAAAATGGTTTTTTTTAAATCTTCTGATGAAGCATCGTTAACCTATAAAAAAATTATAGATGGTTATTACACTTTTGATGAAGTTTATAATACTTCTAACGAATCCACATCATTAACAATAAGCGTTGAAGATGAATCGAATGAATTTATTAAAACAATAAAAAATTCTGTACCTGGAGCAATATTAGATCCAGTAAAATATAATGATAATTATTTTGCATTAATAAAAATTAATAAGAAAATACCGAGAAAACAAATGACTTTAGAAGACGCTACAAATTTAATTATTGAAAATATCAAAGATGAAAAAGCTAAGCAATTATTTGATAAATTAATAACTTCAGAATTTCAACAATTTAAAAGTAATTCTGAAATTATTATAAATTCAAAATATTTTAAAGGAGATGAGATAAATGGTAACTAA
- a CDS encoding ribonuclease HII, with the protein MDLEYIEKYGKIIGVDEAGRGPLAGPVVVGALLLEDKSQLDILNKISNDSKKMSEKSRDEAFKIITENFKYSIKLSTPEEIDLYNIFSATTLGIERVLKEFNIIDKYIIIDGKNFKLNIKNYECIVKGDSKSKIIGAASILAKVYRDRIMTELGEKYTEYNFQKHKGYPTKEHIENIKKYGIKEFYRITFNPVKTMLLKNEIKFNRNEFNIMRLMRIGL; encoded by the coding sequence ATGGATTTAGAATATATAGAAAAATATGGTAAAATTATTGGTGTAGATGAAGCAGGGAGAGGTCCTTTAGCAGGACCGGTGGTTGTTGGTGCTTTGTTATTAGAAGATAAAAGTCAATTAGATATATTAAATAAAATATCTAATGATTCAAAAAAAATGTCAGAAAAATCTAGAGATGAGGCATTTAAAATAATTACAGAAAATTTCAAGTATTCTATAAAATTATCAACACCTGAAGAAATAGATTTATACAATATTTTTTCTGCTACAACATTAGGTATTGAAAGAGTATTAAAGGAATTTAATATTATTGATAAATATATTATTATTGATGGGAAAAATTTTAAATTAAATATAAAAAATTACGAGTGTATAGTAAAAGGAGATTCTAAATCAAAAATTATAGGAGCAGCATCAATTTTAGCAAAAGTTTATAGAGATAGAATTATGACAGAATTGGGTGAAAAATATACTGAGTATAATTTTCAAAAACATAAAGGATATCCAACTAAGGAACATATTGAAAATATAAAAAAATATGGAATTAAAGAATTTTACAGAATAACATTTAATCCAGTTAAAACTATGCTATTGAAAAATGAAATTAAATTTAATAGAAATGAATTTAATATTATGCGATTAATGAGAATAGGATTATAG
- a CDS encoding MazG family protein — MKELENFKKLLEIMEILRSEKGCPWDKEQTHESLKPYAIEEAYELVHAIDSKNNNYLVEELGDVLLQVIFHSQIAKENKEFTINEVIERLNEKLVRRHPHVFKEEGEYSYEQWEKLKAKEKGNKKYSKIGEYNPGMPPLMNLRRLIENSFAVNYDPYKDYDVIDLMIEDLNNIKDNNDEKYHIVFLTHLIYYYVKNNINIETLISKAARKYLENYIGEDK; from the coding sequence ATGAAAGAATTAGAAAATTTTAAAAAATTATTAGAAATTATGGAAATTCTAAGATCGGAAAAAGGTTGTCCTTGGGATAAAGAACAAACACATGAGTCACTAAAACCGTATGCTATCGAGGAAGCATATGAATTAGTACATGCTATAGATAGCAAAAATAATAACTATTTAGTAGAAGAGTTAGGAGATGTGCTATTGCAGGTTATTTTTCATTCACAAATTGCAAAAGAAAATAAAGAATTTACTATTAATGAAGTAATAGAAAGATTAAATGAAAAATTAGTTCGTAGACATCCACATGTTTTTAAAGAAGAAGGTGAATATTCATATGAACAATGGGAGAAATTAAAAGCAAAAGAAAAAGGAAATAAAAAATATTCTAAAATTGGTGAATATAATCCTGGTATGCCTCCTTTAATGAATTTAAGACGTTTAATAGAAAATTCTTTTGCTGTTAATTATGATCCGTATAAAGATTATGATGTAATAGATTTAATGATAGAAGATTTAAATAATATAAAAGATAATAATGATGAAAAATATCATATTGTTTTTTTAACGCATTTGATATATTATTATGTTAAAAATAATATAAACATAGAAACATTAATATCAAAAGCTGCTCGAAAATATTTAGAAAATTATATAGGGGAGGATAAATAA